The sequence atggtgcaaggagcgcaaatcttgggctgtggacaatgtgaaacatgtattgttctctgatgagtccacctttactgttttccccacatccaggagagttacggtgtggagaagccccaaagaagcgtaccacccagactgttgcatccccagagtgaagcatgggggtggatcagtgatgctttgggctgccatatcatggcattcccttggcccaatacttgtgctagatgagcacgtcactgccaaggacaaccgaaccattcttgaagatcatgtgcatccaatggttcaaacattgtatcctgaaggcggtgtcgtgtatcaggatgacaatgcaccaatacacacagcaagactggtgaaagattggtttgatgaacatgaaagtgaagttgaacatctcccatggcctgcacagtcaccagatctaaatattattgagccactttggggtgttttggaggagcgagtcaggaaacgttttcctccaccagtatcacgtagtgacctggccactatcctgcaagaagaatggcttaaaatccctctgaccactgtgcaggacttgtatatgtcattcccaaaacgAATTGACGCtctattggccgcaaaaggaggccctacaccatactaataaattattgtggtctaaaaccaggtgtttcagtttcattgtccaacccctgtagatggtGTAGCAGAAAAGAGTCACTTGCTGCTGAGGTTACTTATAGAGTCAACAATGTATTTACAAATATAGCAGCTTTCCAGGCAAGAAACGATGTGGCTTTGTTATAGCTTACCTTATAGGCTAAATATGTATACATATGTCGTTTTTGTAAATTATATTGGCCTTCTGAGAATAGAAattgtcacacacacacacacatatacatgcatacatacatatgtatatgtatgtatgtatgtatatgtatactGGTTAAgtgtttgtcattttttaagAGTAAAATAGTACAAAGAACTAAATTAGTCTGTAACTATAGGACAGAaacatttattatgaaaaagcTTCGCATCACGTCTGACTCTTATTGCGAAGTTCAAATCCCGGAAGTGTGAGTTTACTGCTTCGCGGTGAGCCTCTTGGAGCTAGGCTATCAGAGAGGATGCCGTCGATTGAATACGACGAGTAAGTTTAATTATACAAAAATTCCTAATTCTGCCTGCGTTTGCGGTATTTTACGAATTTCTGTCTCCCTTTTCTAGCTCAAAGCCCAGCTGGGCCGACCAGGTCGAGGAGGAAGGAGATGAAGGTAAGGAGCATTTTAGCTGGGGGAGCTAACGTTAGCACAGCTCTGATAGGGCTCAGTCCGCAGGGGGAGAATGAGGCCCGGCTAGGCGGCTTCCTCTTCCACGTGGTTGTATGGCATTAAAATCGAGAGAAAAATGTACCCACCAACTGTTGGGGATTGCAGTCACATTTGTCAAATAATTTAGTGATTGGTGTAAATGGTTTATAACCGAATAGTTAAAAAGCGACCCCGATGACAGCGGCGGCGGTTTTCCTGCACGTTAAAGGCTGTTAACAGAAGGTTGCGTTGACAAGGCCATTATGATGTAGGCGTTAATCACACCACAGGTTGATTAATAATCAACTTCATTATTAAATACATTCGTTAAGGCATACGTTAGGTTCTAAATAAGGTTATAACAGAAATGTGACATTTggaaaaattttacttttcttttgaaTCTGAGAACGATTGTAATAACTGGTGATCTTATTGTTTTCTATGTAATTACGTGACATGTcagctcatgtcttgttcttaAGGATTTCTTTTCAATAATTTCTTCTCAATATATTTCTCGATCTCTTCTCCCAAAGTTTGGAAACTTTGATCAAAACTCGCATTCCTTTTTCAACAGGCACATTGCCATCTCCAAAGGAAACCATAAAAGGAAACATAAAAACTGTCACCGAATATAAAATTGATGAGGATGATGGGAAAAAATATAAGGTAATTATTACACCACTATATAAAAAGTTTTTGTTAGATGTGCCATGGCATTGTTTTTTGTATCCAGACACTTCCATAACACCTAAAGTGATGATTTTCTAtatagtatttatttattttttggttgtCGTCTAGATTGTGCGGACCTTCAAGATCGAGACAAGAAAAGCTTCCAAAGCTGTTGCCAGAAGAAAGGTTTGTGTTCACATTTTATGAAGTCAAAGGTGCATTCATTCACTAAAATGATCAAGTGTTTTAAAAGTCACCTGTGATGTAATATTTTGCAGAATTGGAAGAAATTTGGCAACTCAGAGCGTGATGCACCAGGTCCTAATGTTGCTACCACTACAGTCAGCGATGATGTCTTCATGACTTTTATCTCCAGCAAAGATGTGAGAATCTGTTGCATTTGCTTGTCTCTTTCTCTCCACAGTttgctgtttcatttttgcacacAAAACCCAGCAATTGTGAGGTTACATGTTGATAAATGAAGCATGACAACCCCACAAAATTATGAagaatttctgtttttctgaccCCTCATTTTGTAAATGCTTTACTGTGGGTTGGATGAAATGTTTTGGAAATCTGCACTTCCTTTTTTGACTTTGAAAACAACTTTGGGAACTTTCTCAAATATATTAATTAAAGGAGTAAGAAAATGAAGTTATGGTATGAAACATACTTTAAATGCTGAATTGATAATGGATTGGAATGTAGTCTTGTGCCTGAATCTTTCTTTCTGCAGGACCTAAATACCCAAGATCAAGAAGAAGATCCCATGAACAAACTTAAAGGACAGAAGATTGTGTCCTGTCGCATTTGCAAAGGCGACCACTGGACGACCCGCTGTCCATACAAGGACACCCTGGGCCCTATGCAGAAGGAACTGGCTGAACAGCTTGGCCTTTCCACTGGAGACAAGGAGAAGTCTCCTGGTTCTGGTACCATTTGTTCACAGTTTTTATAGTCAGGTTatctgtaatgttttttttttttattgaagatGTGTTGTCAATAAAAAATGGCttgctcttgttttttttttttttttttctactagcTGAACCAGAACCtgtgcaacctccacaaaccaAGACTGGCAAATATGTGCCGCCAAGCCTGAGGGATGGAGGCACGCGAAGAGGGGAGTCTATGCAGCCTAACCGCAGAGGTGAGTATTAGTGAAGGAGCAAAGACATTCTGCATTTCAGTTACTGTGTGTTTAAGCATTCTTCTGATTAAACACTGAATGACAACCTTATAGCTGATGACAATGCTACAATCCGTGTGACCAACCTGTCTGAGGACACCCGTGAGACCGACTTGCAGGAGCTTTTCAGACCATTCGGCTCCATATCAAGGATTTATCTGGCGAAGGACAAGAATACAGGACAGTCCAAGGTGGGCAGTCActctatgctttttttttttggtctctgCACTGCTGAGTGAATTACCATTCGGTTATATCAGTTATTAGGATTTGATAGACAATGACAAGAAATGGCAAGTTCCATTTTCCTGATCTGATGTCTTCTTTCCTGCAGGGATTTGCTTTCATCAGTTTCCACCGGCGGGAGGATGCAGCCAGAGCCATCGCAGGAGTTTCAGGATTTGGATATGATCATCTTATTCTCAATGTTGAATGGGCCAAGTAAGTCGGTTGTCACTGTTGCATACTGAGTTAGAAATGTGTTTTCCTGTTGCCAAcatcatttatttctctttacaGACCTTCAAACAACTGAGGAATTCATCAGACATTCGAGATGCCAGATTTTACTTCTTTAAAATGTGGCCGTtacctaaataaaaataataaattgtcaCTTTGTAGTTTTCTTTGTCAGAGACCAAaagaaaaggttttgttttactaaaaccAAATCAATGTCCGTCACAGTGAACAGGACTTGGAGTATGAGCTGATACTGTATAttcacattttaacagtttcattttaaatagaaagacaggatttcttttttccttatAATGCAAAAGCTTATTCCAGAGGAGAGGTCTTGAATACACAGAAGTGACAGTTAACATAAATTACTTGGAATTAGATTAATAGACTTTATCGAAGTTCAGTCATTCAAAAATGTGAACTCAGATTACTCACagtgatatacaggtccttctcaaaaaatttgcatattgtgataaagttcattattttccataatgtcatgatgaaaatttaacattcatatattttagattctttgcacactaactgaaatatttcaggtcttttattgtcttaatacggatgattttggcatacagctcatgaaaacccaaaattcctatctcacaaaattagcatatcattaaaagggtctctaaacgagctatgaacctaatcatctgaatcaacaagttaactctaaacacctgcaaaagattcctgaggcctttaaaactcccagcctggtttataactcaaaaccccaatcatgggtaagactgccgacctgactgctgtccagaaggccactattgacaccctcaagcaagagggtaagacacagaaagaaatttctgaacgaataggctgttcccagagtgctgtatcaaggcacctcagtgggaagtctgtgggaaggaaaaagtgtggcagaaaacgctgcacaacgagaagaggtgaccggaccctgaggaagattgtggagaagggccgattccagaccttgggggacctgcggaagcagtggactgagtctggagtagaaacatccagagccaccgtgcacaggcgtgtgcaggaaatgggctacaggtgccgcattccccaggtcaagccacttttgaaccagaaacagcggcagaagcgcctgacctgggctacagagaagcagcactggactgttgctcagtggtccaaagtacttttttcggatgaaagcaaattctgcatgtcattcggaaatcaaggtgccagagtctggaggaagactggggagaaggaaatgccaaaatgccagaagtccagtgtcaagtacccacagtcagtgatggtctggggtgccgtgtcagctgctggtgttggtccactgtgttttatcaagggcagggtcaatgcatctagctgtcaggagattttggagcacttcatgcttccatctgctgaaaagctttatggagatgaagatttcatttttcagcacgacctggcacctgctcacagtgccaaaaccactggtaaatggtttactgaccatggtatcactgtgctcaattggcctgccaactctcctgacctgaaccccatagagaatctgtgggatattgtgaagagaacattgagagactcaagacccaacactctggatgagctaaaggccgctatcgaagcatcctgggcctccataagacctcagcagtgccacaggctgattgcctccatgccacgccgcattgaagcagtcatttctgccaaaggtttcccgaccaagtattgagtgcataactgtacatgattatttgaaggttgacgttttttgtattaaaaacacttttcttttattggtcggatgaaatatgctaattttgtgagataggaattttgggt is a genomic window of Girardinichthys multiradiatus isolate DD_20200921_A chromosome X, DD_fGirMul_XY1, whole genome shotgun sequence containing:
- the LOC124863173 gene encoding eukaryotic translation initiation factor 3 subunit G: MPSIEYDDSKPSWADQVEEEGDEGTLPSPKETIKGNIKTVTEYKIDEDDGKKYKIVRTFKIETRKASKAVARRKNWKKFGNSERDAPGPNVATTTVSDDVFMTFISSKDDLNTQDQEEDPMNKLKGQKIVSCRICKGDHWTTRCPYKDTLGPMQKELAEQLGLSTGDKEKSPGSAEPEPVQPPQTKTGKYVPPSLRDGGTRRGESMQPNRRADDNATIRVTNLSEDTRETDLQELFRPFGSISRIYLAKDKNTGQSKGFAFISFHRREDAARAIAGVSGFGYDHLILNVEWAKPSNN